The Papaver somniferum cultivar HN1 chromosome 3, ASM357369v1, whole genome shotgun sequence genome includes a region encoding these proteins:
- the LOC113361666 gene encoding uncharacterized protein LOC113361666, protein MAHFATREEEALIYSWVIARNDPICGKDKKGAIFWGKIIEEYNKRKGPNGVERERKALRTKCNSLRSEVKRYLSHVRLYFRNKPTGMTEADYYRRGQENYEAEFGRLWKHESVFQILKTYQPNYNPAVNNDDGVGTFTQPSQKTQATQENEDDNMDEDLQNMARFGGTSSTHNSETSDISKTRRYFEQTDDVRSEGRDQAKKRAREAKASQKSHEKMDKLIELLENAQRMAKYETEEEYLKKDMENSSILAQTQQRESDMKILRQPFDELQEWEKPLNKIWKTEILARYGLPLIP, encoded by the exons ATGGCACACTTTGCTACAAGAGAAGAAGAGGCACTAATCTATAGTTGGGTCATAGCGAGAAACGATCCGATTTGTGGaaaagataaaaaaggtgcaaTATTTTGGGGGAAGATAATTGAAGAGTACAATAAAAGAAAAGGTCCCAATGGTgtcgaaagagaaagaaaagcatTGCGAACAAAGTGCAACTCATTGAGATCTGAAGTGAAGAGATATCTTTCACATGTTAGGCTATACTTCCGAAACAAACCTACGGGGATGACGGAGGCGGATTAT TATCGTCGTGGACAAGAGAATTATGAAGCAGAGTTTGGAAGACTTTGGAAGCACGAATCGGTTTTCCAGATCCTGAAGACCTATCAACCTAATTACAACCCTGCggtgaataatgatgatggaGTCGGTACTTTCACTCAACCTAGTCAAAAAACTCAAGCTActcaagaaaatgaagatgataatATGGATGAAGATTTGCAAAATATGGCAAGGTTTGGTGGCACTTCATCTACTCATAATTCTGAAACCTCGGACATATCAAAGACAAGACGCTATTTCGAACAAACAGATGATGTTAGAAGTGAAGGGAGAGATCAAGCGAAGAAAAGGGCTCGTGAGGCTAAAGCATCGCAGAAATCACATGAAAAAATGGATAAACTCATAGAACTTCTTGAAAACGCACAAAGAATGGCCAAATATGAAACAGAGGAAGAGTATCTGAAGAAGGACATGGAAAACTCTTCCATTTTGGCACAAACGCAGCAAAGAGAATCAGACATGAAGATCCTACGTCAACCCTTTGATGAATTACAGGAATGGGAGAAACCCCTCAACAAAATATGGAAGACCGAGATTTTAGCCCGTTATGGATTGCCACTTATCCCCTAA